One genomic segment of Hymenobacter psoromatis includes these proteins:
- a CDS encoding ATP-binding protein, with the protein MEISLSSERQRREAAEAEVLRLRAQLAARPEAAPAAALPPPHQQQLIWQVMDSSPNLIYVEDEAGNCLLANERYRQLHAQVAYRPAPAAAAEGPVSFEESYQLPGGETIWYYTTKTPLVQPDGQRCLVTFASEITDLKRANRLAEEAVQARQVFMASMSHELRTPLHGIMGLAELLRKSPLSDEQADYAEMIQASTEGLLVVINDILDFVKLQAGHLSLEAIPFDLPKTVREAVRSLAFRMDEKGLLLRYAGFDQPLPLLRGDPYRLRQVLVNLLSNAIKFTQRGTITITLDTGQRRGLELPVTLSVADTGIGIDEANLGQVFESFKQADSSIPRLYGGTGLGLTICKNLVELQGGSMGVRSTLGSGTCFSFTIPYPVSEAPARQEAAVVQQSDLLQGLTILLAEDNAVNQLIAVAMLGQWQAQVEVAHNGADALHKASRTRYDLILMDVQMPHFDGLEATARLRAEPGLNQHTPIVALTADAVKVDAGSYQSLGFTDYLTKPYNEAALYAMLAQVSRRAPLLPVPAPASASAPAGPGLAYDLQLFGRLADDQDFVSKLLEIFVTTVPAQVQALQEATDHRDWLAIIREAHHLKTTFGNFNIQLEMEQLRLLERLAERRASRSEFQPLINAVAAAADSYCAIFRQRLAHTLQPQ; encoded by the coding sequence GTGGAAATATCCCTATCATCGGAGCGCCAGCGGCGTGAGGCCGCCGAAGCCGAAGTGCTGCGGCTGCGGGCGCAGCTCGCCGCCCGGCCCGAAGCCGCGCCCGCCGCGGCCCTACCCCCCCCCCACCAGCAGCAACTGATTTGGCAGGTGATGGATAGTAGCCCCAACCTGATATACGTGGAAGACGAAGCCGGCAATTGTTTGCTGGCCAACGAACGCTACCGCCAGCTGCACGCGCAGGTAGCTTATCGGCCCGCGCCGGCCGCCGCAGCCGAAGGCCCCGTGTCGTTTGAGGAGTCGTACCAACTACCAGGCGGCGAAACAATCTGGTACTACACCACCAAAACGCCCCTGGTGCAGCCCGATGGCCAGCGCTGCCTGGTCACGTTCGCCTCGGAAATTACCGACCTGAAGCGGGCCAACCGCTTGGCCGAAGAGGCCGTGCAGGCGCGGCAGGTGTTCATGGCCAGCATGAGCCACGAGCTGCGCACTCCCCTGCACGGCATTATGGGCCTGGCCGAGCTGCTGCGCAAAAGTCCGCTCTCCGACGAGCAGGCCGACTATGCGGAGATGATTCAGGCCAGCACTGAGGGCCTGCTGGTTGTCATCAACGATATTCTCGACTTCGTGAAGCTCCAGGCGGGCCACCTCAGCCTCGAAGCCATCCCGTTCGACCTGCCCAAAACCGTGCGCGAAGCCGTGCGCTCGCTGGCCTTTCGCATGGATGAAAAGGGCCTGCTGCTGCGCTACGCGGGCTTCGACCAGCCGCTACCCCTGCTGCGCGGCGACCCCTACCGCCTGCGCCAGGTGCTGGTGAACCTGCTCAGCAACGCCATCAAGTTTACCCAGCGAGGCACCATCACCATTACCCTCGACACCGGCCAGCGCCGGGGCCTCGAGCTGCCCGTTACGCTAAGCGTAGCCGACACCGGCATTGGCATTGACGAAGCAAATCTGGGGCAGGTTTTTGAAAGCTTTAAGCAGGCTGACAGCAGCATTCCGCGCCTGTACGGCGGCACCGGGCTGGGGCTCACCATCTGCAAAAACCTGGTGGAGCTGCAAGGGGGTAGCATGGGGGTGCGCAGCACGCTGGGCAGCGGCACCTGCTTCTCTTTCACCATCCCGTACCCGGTGAGTGAAGCGCCCGCGCGCCAGGAGGCGGCCGTGGTGCAGCAGTCCGATTTGCTGCAAGGGCTCACCATTCTGCTGGCCGAAGACAACGCCGTGAATCAGCTAATCGCGGTGGCGATGCTGGGGCAGTGGCAGGCCCAGGTAGAGGTGGCCCACAACGGGGCCGATGCGCTGCACAAGGCCAGCCGCACCCGGTACGACCTCATTCTGATGGACGTGCAGATGCCGCATTTTGATGGCTTGGAAGCCACGGCCCGCCTGCGCGCCGAACCCGGCCTCAACCAGCACACGCCCATTGTGGCCCTCACCGCCGACGCGGTGAAGGTAGACGCCGGCTCGTACCAGTCGCTGGGCTTTACCGACTACCTCACCAAGCCCTACAACGAGGCGGCGCTGTACGCAATGCTGGCCCAGGTGAGCCGCCGCGCCCCGCTACTGCCGGTGCCCGCGCCAGCCTCAGCCTCGGCCCCGGCTGGACCCGGCTTAGCCTATGACTTGCAACTGTTTGGCCGCCTGGCCGATGACCAGGACTTCGTGAGTAAGCTGCTGGAAATATTCGTAACCACCGTGCCGGCCCAGGTGCAGGCGCTGCAAGAAGCGACCGACCACCGCGACTGGCTGGCCATCATCCGGGAAGCGCACCACCTGAAAACCACGTTTGGCAATTTCAACATCCAGCTCGAAATGGAGCAGCTGCGCCTGCTAGAGCGGCTGGCCGAAAGGCGAGCCTCGCGCAGTGAGTTTCAGCCGCTTATCAATGCGGTCGCGGCCGCCGCCGATTCGTACTGCGCTATTTTCCGGCAACGGCTGGCGCACACGCTTCAGCCGCAGTAG
- a CDS encoding glycoside hydrolase family 97 protein, with product MLRLRSLFFVALLVLAGRAGHAQGAGSYHLSSPDGKLEITVQAGPTLTWAVRHEATPVLAPSALALTLATGEVLGQSPVVRSAVPTAVNTSFATPIYKKSQVVDHYNQLTLNMKGSYGITFRAYDDGVAYRFFSTRKGPLTVRAETATFNFTTDAPALIPFVRDLRDPKDFYISSFESLYTPLKLSQVAPLKRDTLAFLPVLVTLGDGKKAAIVESDVEDYPGMFLKGNVGAAPGLHGGFAPYPTEERNGGFHNMQLLVSKRAPYLAQTQGNRTFPWRALVVSTADKQLANNDMVYKLAAPSRIKDASWIKPGKVAWDWWNDWNISHVDFKAGINTPTYKYYIDFAAANKLEYIIMDEGWSEETDILKPSPAVDLAALLAYGQQKGVGILLWANWRAISEKMDAAYAQYAKMGVKGFKIDFLDRDDQKMINSSYTLARKAADNHLILDFHGMHKPDGLQRTYPNVLNFEGVKGLENNKWTPNDDVPQYDTSLPFIRMLAGPMDYTPGAMRNATRTQFRPIGSNPMSQGTRCHQLATYVVFEAPLEMLCDNPTIYQKEQESTDFIAAVPTVFDKTVALDGRVGEYVALARQKGDTWYVGALNNWDPRDLTLDLSFLGPGRYEAVVFRDGVNADRDATDYKREVISVSAQDKLPIKLSNGGGWAARIYPAK from the coding sequence ATGCTGCGTTTACGCTCGTTGTTCTTTGTGGCCCTACTCGTGCTGGCCGGCCGCGCCGGCCACGCCCAGGGCGCTGGCTCCTACCACCTTAGCTCGCCCGATGGTAAGCTGGAAATTACGGTGCAGGCCGGCCCTACCCTCACCTGGGCCGTGCGCCACGAGGCCACGCCGGTGCTCGCGCCTTCAGCCCTGGCCCTGACGCTGGCCACGGGCGAGGTGCTGGGCCAAAGCCCGGTGGTGCGGAGCGCCGTGCCCACGGCAGTTAATACCAGCTTCGCCACGCCGATATACAAGAAAAGCCAGGTAGTTGACCACTACAACCAGCTGACCCTGAATATGAAGGGGAGTTATGGAATCACGTTTCGGGCGTATGACGACGGCGTGGCCTACCGCTTTTTCAGCACCCGCAAGGGACCGCTGACGGTGCGGGCCGAAACGGCCACCTTCAACTTTACCACCGACGCGCCGGCGCTAATTCCCTTCGTGCGCGACCTGCGCGACCCCAAGGACTTCTACATCTCCTCGTTTGAGTCGCTCTACACCCCGCTCAAGCTCTCGCAGGTGGCCCCGCTCAAGCGCGATACGCTGGCTTTTCTGCCGGTGCTCGTAACGCTGGGCGACGGTAAGAAAGCGGCCATCGTGGAGTCGGATGTGGAGGACTACCCCGGCATGTTCTTGAAGGGTAACGTCGGGGCCGCGCCAGGCCTGCACGGTGGGTTTGCGCCCTACCCCACCGAGGAGCGCAATGGCGGCTTCCACAACATGCAGCTGCTGGTGAGCAAGCGCGCGCCCTACCTGGCCCAAACCCAGGGCAACCGCACCTTCCCGTGGCGCGCCCTGGTGGTGAGTACCGCCGATAAGCAGCTGGCCAACAACGATATGGTGTATAAGCTGGCCGCCCCCTCGCGCATCAAAGACGCTTCCTGGATTAAGCCCGGCAAGGTGGCCTGGGACTGGTGGAACGACTGGAACATCTCGCACGTCGATTTCAAGGCCGGCATCAACACGCCAACCTATAAGTACTACATCGACTTCGCGGCGGCCAATAAGCTGGAATACATTATTATGGACGAAGGCTGGTCGGAAGAAACTGACATTCTGAAGCCCTCGCCGGCCGTCGATTTGGCCGCGCTCCTCGCCTACGGCCAGCAGAAGGGGGTAGGAATATTGCTGTGGGCCAACTGGCGCGCCATCAGCGAAAAGATGGACGCGGCCTACGCCCAATACGCCAAAATGGGCGTGAAAGGCTTCAAGATTGACTTCCTGGACCGCGACGACCAGAAGATGATTAACTCGTCGTACACGCTGGCCCGCAAGGCGGCCGATAACCACCTGATACTCGACTTCCACGGGATGCACAAGCCCGACGGCCTCCAGCGCACGTATCCCAACGTGCTCAACTTTGAGGGCGTGAAGGGCCTGGAAAACAACAAGTGGACCCCCAACGACGACGTGCCGCAGTACGACACCAGCCTTCCCTTTATTCGGATGCTGGCCGGGCCAATGGACTACACCCCAGGGGCCATGCGCAACGCCACCCGCACCCAGTTCCGGCCCATCGGCTCCAACCCCATGAGCCAGGGCACGCGCTGCCACCAGCTGGCCACCTACGTGGTGTTTGAAGCCCCGCTGGAAATGCTCTGCGACAACCCCACCATTTACCAAAAAGAGCAGGAGAGCACCGACTTTATCGCCGCCGTGCCCACCGTGTTCGACAAAACGGTGGCCCTCGATGGGCGCGTGGGTGAGTACGTGGCCCTGGCCCGCCAAAAAGGTGATACCTGGTACGTGGGCGCACTCAACAACTGGGACCCGCGCGACCTGACCCTGGACCTATCCTTCCTGGGGCCGGGCCGCTACGAGGCCGTCGTCTTCCGCGACGGCGTGAACGCCGACCGCGATGCCACCGATTACAAGCGGGAGGTTATCAGCGTTTCGGCCCAGGATAAGCTGCCCATCAAGCTCAGCAACGGCGGCGGTTGGGCCGCCCGCATCTACCCGGCTAAGTAG
- a CDS encoding response regulator transcription factor: MKKTLLVVDDEPAIRFVLQRYFEPDFTVVLQANGLEAMQWLAAGHQPDVIVADYNMPFLDGLEFVRQVRASAAHRLTNLLMLSGQDTTSTRIACLRAGADDFLAKPFNPEELSLRIAKLFQRIRV; the protein is encoded by the coding sequence ATGAAAAAAACGCTGCTGGTCGTAGACGATGAGCCGGCCATCCGGTTTGTGCTGCAACGCTATTTCGAGCCGGATTTTACCGTTGTGCTGCAAGCCAACGGCCTGGAAGCCATGCAGTGGCTGGCGGCCGGCCACCAGCCCGACGTGATAGTGGCCGACTACAACATGCCTTTTCTCGATGGCCTGGAATTTGTGCGGCAGGTGCGAGCCAGCGCCGCGCACCGCCTCACCAACCTGCTTATGCTCTCGGGCCAGGACACAACCAGCACCCGAATTGCGTGCCTGCGGGCGGGGGCCGACGACTTTCTGGCCAAGCCTTTCAACCCCGAAGAGCTGAGCCTGCGCATTGCCAAGCTGTTCCAGCGCATCAGGGTATGA
- a CDS encoding glycoside hydrolase family 3 C-terminal domain-containing protein, protein MKVLSCLLATLLALVPGLLRAQAPATAQTAYPFRNPQLPAEQRIDNILSLLTLEEKVSCLGTNPSIPRLGIVGTGHSEGLHGLALGGPAHWNRRHEVPTTQFPQGYGLGETWDPDLLRQVGRVEGYEARYALQNPKYATGSLVIRAPNADLGRDPRWGRTEECYGEDPFLTGTLAVGLIKGLQGDDPTYWQTAALMKHFLANSNEVGRERTSSNFDERLFHEYYAVPFRMGVTLGGSRAYMASYNAWNGTPMMVNPVLRDVTVDKWGQNGIICTDGGALKLLVREHHYYPDSAWAAAQAVKMGINQFLDDYKIPITNALKAKLLTELDIDRVIRGDFRVMLKLGLLDPPGANKYAAIKDGPEPWLTDQHKAVARLVTQKSIVLLKNEGSFLPLDKSKLKTIAVIGPRADQVLLDWYSGTPPYVVSALAGIKAKVGDSVKITYEETNQDNRAVNAAQAADVAIVVVGNHPTCNAGWANCPDASEGKEAVDRKSLTLSDEALIKQVRRANPRTIVVLVSSFPYAITWTQQNVPAIVHLAQNSQELGNALADVLFGDYNPGGRLTQTWVRALSDLPPMLDYDIRNGRTYQYFRGEPLYPFGFGLSYTTFRYSNFRLGGPKFNKAGELLVSVDVQNTGDRTGDEVVQLYISHQHSVVVRPQQELKGFQRVTLKAQEKRTVQLTLRAADLRYWDEGRQQFILEKDDLNVLVGPSSREVKFQQVVRL, encoded by the coding sequence ATGAAAGTACTTTCCTGCCTGCTTGCCACGCTCCTGGCCCTGGTGCCGGGCCTGCTGCGCGCTCAGGCACCCGCTACCGCCCAAACCGCTTACCCCTTCCGAAACCCCCAGCTACCCGCCGAACAGCGCATCGACAACATTCTGTCGCTGCTCACTTTGGAGGAAAAGGTTAGCTGCCTGGGCACCAACCCTAGCATTCCGCGGCTGGGCATTGTGGGCACGGGGCACTCGGAGGGCCTGCACGGGCTGGCGCTGGGCGGCCCGGCCCACTGGAACCGCCGGCACGAGGTGCCTACCACCCAGTTCCCGCAGGGCTACGGCCTGGGCGAAACCTGGGACCCCGACCTGCTGCGGCAGGTGGGCCGGGTGGAGGGCTACGAGGCCCGCTACGCGCTCCAAAACCCTAAGTACGCCACCGGCAGCCTAGTGATTCGGGCTCCCAACGCTGACCTGGGCCGCGACCCGCGCTGGGGCCGCACCGAGGAATGCTACGGCGAAGACCCGTTTCTGACCGGCACGCTGGCCGTAGGCCTGATAAAAGGCTTGCAGGGCGACGACCCCACCTACTGGCAAACGGCGGCGCTCATGAAGCACTTCCTGGCCAACAGCAACGAGGTGGGTAGGGAGCGCACTTCGTCAAATTTTGACGAGCGCTTGTTTCACGAGTACTACGCGGTGCCCTTTCGGATGGGCGTGACCCTGGGCGGCTCGCGGGCTTACATGGCTTCGTATAATGCCTGGAACGGCACTCCGATGATGGTGAACCCGGTTTTGCGCGACGTGACCGTAGATAAATGGGGCCAAAACGGCATTATCTGCACCGATGGCGGGGCGCTCAAGCTGCTGGTGCGGGAGCACCACTACTACCCCGATAGCGCGTGGGCGGCCGCCCAGGCCGTGAAAATGGGCATCAATCAGTTTTTGGACGACTATAAAATTCCCATCACCAACGCCCTGAAGGCGAAGCTGCTGACCGAGCTGGACATTGACCGCGTAATTCGGGGCGACTTTCGGGTAATGCTCAAGCTGGGCCTGCTTGACCCGCCCGGCGCGAATAAGTACGCCGCCATCAAGGACGGGCCGGAGCCGTGGCTGACCGACCAGCACAAGGCCGTGGCCCGGCTCGTGACTCAGAAATCCATCGTGCTGCTCAAGAACGAAGGCAGCTTCCTACCCCTCGATAAAAGCAAGCTCAAGACTATCGCCGTGATTGGGCCGCGCGCCGACCAGGTGCTGCTGGATTGGTACAGCGGCACGCCGCCCTACGTGGTGAGCGCGCTGGCCGGCATAAAGGCCAAAGTGGGTGACAGCGTGAAGATTACCTACGAGGAAACCAACCAAGACAACCGGGCCGTGAATGCCGCCCAGGCCGCCGACGTGGCCATTGTGGTGGTGGGCAACCACCCCACCTGCAACGCCGGCTGGGCCAACTGCCCCGATGCCTCGGAGGGCAAGGAAGCCGTGGACCGCAAGTCGCTGACCCTCAGCGATGAGGCGCTTATCAAGCAGGTGCGCCGGGCCAATCCGCGCACCATCGTGGTGCTGGTGTCGAGCTTTCCCTACGCCATTACCTGGACGCAGCAGAACGTGCCCGCCATTGTGCACCTGGCCCAGAACAGCCAGGAGCTGGGCAACGCCCTGGCCGACGTGCTCTTCGGCGACTATAACCCCGGCGGCCGCCTCACCCAGACCTGGGTGCGCGCGCTGAGCGACTTGCCGCCGATGCTGGACTACGACATTCGCAACGGCCGCACTTACCAGTACTTCCGGGGCGAGCCGCTCTACCCCTTCGGTTTTGGCCTGAGCTACACCACGTTCCGGTATTCCAACTTCCGCCTCGGGGGCCCGAAATTCAACAAAGCCGGCGAGCTGCTGGTGAGCGTGGACGTGCAGAATACCGGCGACCGCACCGGCGACGAGGTGGTGCAGCTCTACATCAGCCACCAGCACTCGGTGGTGGTCCGGCCCCAGCAGGAGCTGAAAGGCTTCCAGCGCGTCACGCTTAAGGCGCAGGAAAAGCGCACCGTGCAGCTCACGCTGCGCGCCGCCGACCTGCGCTACTGGGACGAAGGCCGCCAACAGTTCATTCTGGAAAAAGACGACCTGAACGTGCTGGTGGGGCCTTCCTCGCGCGAGGTGAAATTCCAGCAGGTAGTACGCCTCTAA
- a CDS encoding glycoside hydrolase family 2 TIM barrel-domain containing protein: MLKLPAQAQQTVTQYLSGTDKDHTVQWDFYCTKGQNSGKWSKIAVPSNWETQGFGTYNYYRDEVNPDEQGLYKHAFRVPAAGRGKHVFIVFEASMTDTEVKINGQLAGPVHQGGFYRFKYDITDKLKPAGQDNLLEVTVSKRSANASINQAERKADFWQFGGIFRPVYLEVVPAAYLDRLALDARADGALRVDAFPVNAKAGYTLTGQVQELDGRLVGKPFAVKAGVGLEKTTLRTQISGIRAWNPEAPKRYELVLTLANAQGPVHRMRQRFGFRTMELRPQDGIYVNGSRVILKGVCRHSEWPESGRTLSKEISLLDVGLMKEMNMNAVRMSHYPPDTHFLNVCDSLGLFVLDELTGWQAKYDTLVGRKLVRELVERDVNHPSIIFWDNGNEGGFNRALDGDYALYDPQSRPVLHPWERFNGTDTKHYPDFNYVVNSVLYGKEVFFPTEFMHGLYDGGHGAGLEDFWNMMRQHPYFGGGFLWSFHDEAVVRTDQNGRLDAAGDSAPDGILGPHREKEGSFFTIKELWSPVVITKKFLAPGFDGHLAVENRYLYTNLSQCRFSWKLVSFPGPGDPATAPKTDAAGTAPAPALAPGAAGQLVLPLPAGWHRSDALYVTATGPDQREIFTWTMPIAYPTRTRRPAPAPGSPTPPQATEAAGSLQISADGIRYAFDPATGYLLKVTTAKGDVSLGGGPRLAGVPQTLKSFRHAAAGTTQIVEADYEGQGFLHVKWTFAAGQPAHLDYQYSQKGEADFLGLTFTYPEDQVTGMKWLGRGPYRVWKNRLQGQQFGVWHKAYNDARTGETWQYPEFKGYYADLYWVVVENKESPFTVYTDDQNVFLQMLKPARPVGARTENMTSVFPTDGNLSFLNAIAPIGTKFQPPALLGPRSQKDMMLNYTPVSGSLWFDFR, translated from the coding sequence TTGCTGAAGCTACCAGCCCAGGCGCAGCAAACCGTCACGCAATACCTGTCGGGCACCGATAAGGACCACACCGTGCAGTGGGATTTTTACTGCACCAAGGGCCAGAACAGCGGCAAGTGGAGCAAAATCGCGGTGCCCTCGAACTGGGAAACCCAAGGCTTCGGCACTTATAATTATTACCGCGATGAGGTGAACCCTGATGAGCAGGGGCTTTATAAGCACGCGTTTCGGGTGCCGGCGGCCGGGCGGGGCAAGCATGTGTTTATCGTGTTTGAGGCCAGCATGACCGATACCGAGGTGAAAATAAACGGGCAGCTGGCGGGGCCGGTGCATCAGGGTGGCTTCTACCGCTTCAAATACGACATTACCGATAAGCTGAAGCCCGCCGGGCAGGACAACCTGCTGGAAGTGACCGTGAGCAAGCGCTCAGCCAACGCCTCCATCAACCAGGCCGAGCGCAAGGCCGATTTTTGGCAGTTTGGCGGCATTTTCCGGCCGGTGTACCTCGAAGTTGTGCCCGCCGCCTACCTCGACCGCCTGGCCCTGGATGCCCGCGCCGATGGCGCGCTGCGCGTCGATGCGTTTCCCGTGAATGCCAAAGCCGGCTACACCCTCACGGGCCAGGTGCAGGAGCTGGACGGCCGGCTGGTGGGCAAGCCCTTCGCGGTGAAAGCGGGGGTAGGGCTGGAAAAAACCACCTTGCGAACCCAAATAAGCGGTATTCGGGCCTGGAACCCGGAAGCCCCCAAGCGCTACGAGCTGGTGCTGACGCTGGCCAATGCCCAAGGCCCCGTGCACCGCATGCGGCAGCGCTTCGGCTTCCGCACGATGGAGCTGCGGCCCCAGGACGGCATCTACGTGAATGGCAGCCGGGTGATTCTCAAGGGCGTGTGCCGGCACAGCGAATGGCCCGAATCGGGCCGTACGCTGAGCAAGGAAATCAGCCTGCTCGACGTGGGTTTGATGAAGGAGATGAACATGAACGCCGTGCGGATGTCGCACTACCCGCCCGACACGCACTTTCTGAACGTGTGCGACTCGCTGGGCCTGTTTGTGCTGGATGAGCTGACTGGCTGGCAGGCCAAGTACGATACGCTGGTGGGCCGTAAGCTGGTGCGCGAGCTGGTGGAGCGCGACGTGAACCACCCGAGCATCATCTTCTGGGACAACGGCAACGAAGGCGGCTTCAACCGCGCCCTCGATGGTGACTACGCACTGTATGACCCGCAGAGCCGGCCCGTGCTGCACCCCTGGGAGCGCTTCAACGGCACCGATACCAAGCACTACCCCGACTTCAACTACGTGGTGAACTCGGTGCTGTATGGCAAGGAAGTATTCTTCCCCACCGAGTTTATGCACGGCCTGTACGACGGTGGGCACGGGGCCGGGCTGGAAGATTTCTGGAACATGATGCGCCAACACCCGTACTTCGGCGGCGGCTTTCTGTGGTCGTTTCACGATGAAGCCGTGGTGCGCACCGACCAGAACGGCCGCCTCGATGCGGCCGGCGACTCGGCTCCCGACGGCATCCTGGGGCCGCACCGCGAGAAGGAGGGCAGCTTCTTCACCATCAAGGAGTTATGGTCGCCGGTGGTGATTACCAAAAAATTCCTGGCCCCCGGCTTCGATGGCCACCTGGCGGTGGAGAACCGCTATCTCTACACCAACCTCAGCCAGTGCCGCTTCAGCTGGAAGCTGGTGTCGTTTCCGGGCCCCGGCGACCCGGCCACCGCGCCCAAAACCGACGCGGCCGGCACCGCCCCGGCCCCGGCGCTGGCCCCCGGTGCCGCGGGCCAGCTGGTGCTGCCGCTGCCCGCAGGCTGGCACCGAAGCGACGCGCTCTACGTGACGGCCACTGGCCCCGACCAGCGCGAAATCTTCACCTGGACCATGCCCATCGCCTACCCGACGCGCACCCGTCGGCCGGCCCCCGCGCCGGGCAGCCCTACCCCCCCCCAGGCCACCGAAGCGGCCGGCAGCCTGCAAATAAGCGCCGACGGTATCCGCTACGCCTTCGACCCGGCCACCGGCTACCTGCTAAAAGTAACTACTGCCAAAGGCGACGTGTCGCTGGGTGGCGGCCCGCGGTTGGCCGGCGTGCCGCAAACCCTGAAAAGCTTTCGCCACGCGGCGGCCGGCACCACGCAAATCGTGGAGGCCGACTACGAAGGCCAGGGCTTTCTCCACGTGAAGTGGACGTTTGCCGCCGGCCAGCCGGCCCACCTCGACTACCAGTATTCGCAGAAGGGCGAGGCCGACTTCCTGGGCCTCACCTTCACCTACCCCGAAGACCAGGTGACGGGCATGAAGTGGCTGGGTAGGGGACCCTACCGGGTGTGGAAAAACCGCCTCCAGGGCCAGCAGTTTGGCGTGTGGCACAAGGCGTACAACGACGCGCGTACCGGCGAAACCTGGCAGTACCCCGAGTTTAAGGGCTACTACGCCGACCTATACTGGGTAGTGGTGGAGAACAAGGAATCGCCCTTCACGGTGTATACCGACGACCAGAACGTGTTTTTGCAGATGCTCAAGCCGGCCCGGCCCGTGGGCGCGCGCACCGAGAACATGACCTCCGTCTTCCCCACCGACGGCAACCTGAGCTTTTTGAACGCTATCGCGCCCATCGGCACCAAGTTTCAGCCGCCGGCCCTGCTGGGGCCGCGCAGCCAGAAGGATATGATGCTTAACTACACGCCGGTTAGCGGTAGCTTGTGGTTTGACTTTCGGTAA